The proteins below come from a single Dinghuibacter silviterrae genomic window:
- a CDS encoding serine hydrolase, which translates to MLRRSLYAVLLAAPLCARAQTPAFISDSLDAYIHRGMQDWQIPGMAVLILKDGQPVVMKGYGTRELGKDEPVDEHTLFFIASNTKLFTGTAIAALDEEKKLSLTDPVTKYMPGFRLYDTTATRLLDVRDLLSHHLGTKTFQGDFSFWNSNLSREAIIAKMRLLQPPGQFRQDYGYCNSCFLTAGELIPKVTGERWEDFIQQRFLDKLGMTHTHTSTEGAASYPDMAHPYTSFFGDPVALPFDHIDNLGPAGSLVSCISDLSHWLQMQLDSGRYGGQQVFSWDVIRKTRMGGTIVRTVKSSVLPMHFALYGLGVLTADYNGRQVFWHTGGAFGFVTNTCFVPEEHLAIAILTNNDDQGFFEALRYQILDAYVGVPYTDRSAQFLEGARTDKAKRLKELDDWKAQVRAGARPALPLEAFAGSYSNALYGKIRITVRGKGLLVRFEHHPDLSATLDYMGGDKFLMTYSNPAYGIFPTPFTIKGGKVKSVTVKASDFVEYDPYVFVKD; encoded by the coding sequence ATGCTCCGACGCTCACTTTATGCCGTGCTGCTGGCAGCGCCCCTGTGCGCCCGCGCACAGACCCCTGCTTTTATCAGCGACAGCCTGGACGCGTATATACACAGGGGCATGCAGGACTGGCAGATACCCGGTATGGCCGTCCTTATCCTCAAGGACGGGCAACCCGTCGTCATGAAGGGATACGGCACCCGCGAACTGGGGAAGGACGAGCCCGTGGACGAGCACACCCTTTTCTTTATCGCCTCCAATACCAAGCTATTTACCGGCACCGCCATCGCAGCGCTCGACGAAGAAAAGAAGCTATCGCTGACCGACCCTGTGACCAAATATATGCCGGGTTTCCGGCTCTATGACACTACTGCCACCCGGCTCCTGGACGTACGCGACCTGTTGTCCCACCACCTCGGGACCAAGACGTTCCAGGGGGACTTTTCGTTTTGGAATTCCAACCTGAGCCGGGAGGCCATTATCGCCAAAATGCGGCTGCTGCAACCGCCGGGACAGTTCCGCCAGGACTATGGGTACTGTAACTCCTGTTTCCTCACCGCGGGGGAGCTCATCCCCAAGGTGACCGGCGAACGCTGGGAGGACTTCATACAACAACGCTTTCTGGACAAGCTCGGGATGACCCATACGCACACCTCCACCGAGGGCGCGGCTTCGTACCCCGACATGGCCCATCCTTATACCAGTTTTTTCGGGGACCCGGTGGCCCTGCCCTTTGACCACATCGACAACCTCGGCCCCGCGGGCAGCCTCGTCAGTTGCATCAGCGACCTGTCGCATTGGTTGCAGATGCAGTTGGACAGCGGCCGCTATGGGGGCCAGCAGGTATTCAGCTGGGACGTAATCCGGAAAACGCGGATGGGGGGCACGATCGTCCGCACAGTCAAAAGCAGCGTCCTCCCGATGCACTTCGCCCTCTACGGCCTGGGTGTGCTGACGGCGGACTACAACGGACGCCAGGTTTTCTGGCATACCGGGGGCGCCTTCGGGTTCGTGACCAATACCTGTTTCGTACCGGAGGAACACCTGGCCATCGCCATCCTGACCAACAACGACGATCAGGGCTTTTTCGAAGCCTTGCGCTACCAGATCCTGGACGCTTATGTAGGGGTCCCCTACACCGACCGGAGCGCCCAGTTCCTCGAAGGCGCCCGTACCGACAAGGCAAAGCGCCTCAAAGAACTGGACGACTGGAAAGCCCAGGTGCGGGCCGGCGCCCGTCCGGCGCTTCCCCTGGAAGCCTTTGCAGGCAGCTATTCCAATGCCTTGTACGGAAAGATCCGGATCACCGTCCGGGGCAAGGGGCTGCTCGTCCGTTTCGAACACCACCCGGACCTGAGCGCGACGCTGGACTACATGGGCGGAGACAAATTCCTGATGACCTATTCCAACCCGGCCTACGGCATTTTCCCCACTCCCTTTACCATCAAGGGGGGCAAGGTCAAAAGTGTTACCGTCAAGGCCTCGGACTTTGTAGAATACGATCCTTATGTCTTTGTAAAAGATTAA